In a genomic window of Spirosoma agri:
- a CDS encoding DUF2490 domain-containing protein: MSIRHYTILTVLFFLIVFTANGQSPRLRDTNALAWFVYTGDHQISQKWAVHTEYQWRRVGGLGSAQQQLARLGLVHKLTDRVKVSGGYTYFQSYRYGAYPEVLGRPEPESRIYEDITLTDKLGRLGLEHRVRLEQRWLGSRDQTGQGPVQQWEYQNRIRYQLSVEFPLQGPTIDDGEWYLNAFDELFIGFGRNVDDNVFNQNRLSGGLGYQITDKAKLELNYLYQIRQHAEPDPMANRSVVELNQGFRLNIVYGLNFTREP; encoded by the coding sequence ATGAGTATACGGCACTATACAATACTGACTGTTCTGTTTTTTTTAATCGTATTCACCGCGAACGGACAATCGCCCCGCTTACGGGATACCAATGCGCTGGCCTGGTTCGTCTACACAGGCGATCACCAGATTAGCCAGAAGTGGGCCGTACATACCGAATACCAATGGCGTCGGGTGGGGGGGCTGGGTAGCGCTCAGCAACAACTGGCCCGGCTGGGGCTTGTCCACAAACTTACCGATCGGGTAAAGGTGTCGGGTGGCTACACGTATTTTCAAAGCTATCGGTACGGCGCTTACCCCGAGGTACTAGGTCGTCCCGAACCCGAGAGTCGAATCTACGAAGACATTACGCTGACTGACAAGCTTGGTCGTTTGGGACTGGAACACCGTGTCCGACTGGAACAACGCTGGCTGGGTTCGCGCGACCAGACCGGACAAGGGCCCGTGCAGCAGTGGGAGTACCAAAACCGGATTCGGTATCAGCTATCGGTGGAGTTTCCGCTGCAAGGGCCGACGATCGACGATGGCGAGTGGTACCTGAATGCGTTTGACGAATTGTTTATTGGCTTTGGCCGTAATGTAGACGACAACGTATTTAACCAGAACCGATTGTCAGGTGGCCTTGGCTATCAAATTACGGATAAGGCCAAGCTGGAATTGAATTATCTTTATCAGATCCGGCAACACGCGGAACCGGATCCCATGGCAAACCGATCGGTCGTTGAACTCAATCAAGGCTTTCGGCTGAATATCGTATACGGTCTGAATTTTACCCGAGAGCCGTAG
- a CDS encoding fibronectin type III domain-containing protein, which produces MQVTRNQSPYRYVSQLLTYTADTAPFSLSATISAERAEYGVKVFLYRSGASDSVLVADRQNIVAGDVYLLSGQSNAASYQPTYTYQNEYIRTVGIYTNNTNYDDYNPADTLWGPCGQTGYTSAGVWGTELARQLIETYGIPICVINGSAGGASVEHLNIRNAANPMDLTTNHGKMLYRVTKGGLKGAVKAYFFRQGENETSGNAPAWPTNFEKLYQNVQLDYPEISRFYLFQINLLSGHLEASASMRDYQRRASSIHPLIVSHATVGTIGYDGIHYNVAGYAQTGAQIFKIVARDLYGSTDTAQITSPNVQKVYYRTAARQEIVVQFDEGQKIIWPNDTTVADTYGNPTTHKLTQWLLLDKQPGSVLAGQADGYRVTLSLSGSRTEQKLAYLPPNYPLLDGMGNPLPGYATIFPGPLLKNQRGLGAFSFWDVPINAPMAPLNDFIAQILSTRSVRLTWTDHDSEQSYILERKRPQDASYTRLVQLPAGSTTFVDTNAASAGVYTYRLRAITALAESTADASVTIDCATGSELISVQSGNFSDITTWQCGRVPTVSDRIRIAVGKTVTLTQEASVQSLTLDGTLRFGPGGNLKVVPQ; this is translated from the coding sequence ATGCAGGTAACGCGTAACCAGTCACCGTATCGTTACGTAAGTCAGCTTTTGACGTACACAGCGGATACGGCTCCCTTTTCGTTGTCAGCCACAATTTCAGCCGAACGGGCCGAATATGGGGTGAAGGTATTTCTCTACCGATCTGGCGCGTCGGACTCCGTGCTGGTTGCTGACCGGCAGAATATTGTCGCTGGGGATGTGTATCTACTTAGTGGCCAGTCGAATGCCGCTTCTTATCAGCCCACGTACACCTATCAGAACGAGTACATTCGAACCGTCGGCATATATACAAATAATACGAACTACGACGATTATAATCCTGCCGATACGCTCTGGGGCCCTTGTGGACAAACTGGCTACACCTCCGCGGGCGTGTGGGGCACAGAACTGGCCCGTCAGCTTATCGAGACCTACGGTATTCCAATATGCGTCATCAACGGATCGGCGGGGGGTGCTTCGGTCGAACACCTCAACATACGGAATGCGGCCAATCCAATGGACCTGACTACCAACCACGGGAAGATGTTGTATCGGGTGACCAAAGGGGGATTGAAGGGCGCCGTAAAGGCTTATTTCTTTCGGCAGGGCGAAAACGAAACCAGCGGCAATGCGCCGGCCTGGCCCACAAATTTCGAGAAACTCTATCAGAATGTTCAGCTCGACTATCCTGAGATCAGCCGGTTCTACTTGTTTCAGATTAATCTGCTGAGCGGCCACCTGGAAGCCTCCGCATCCATGCGCGATTACCAGCGCCGGGCATCCAGTATCCATCCGCTGATTGTGTCGCATGCAACCGTTGGCACAATCGGATACGATGGCATTCACTACAATGTTGCGGGTTATGCGCAAACCGGGGCGCAAATTTTTAAGATCGTAGCCCGAGACCTGTACGGTTCTACCGATACGGCTCAGATAACGTCGCCCAACGTGCAGAAGGTGTATTACCGAACAGCGGCCCGGCAGGAGATTGTCGTGCAGTTTGACGAAGGACAAAAAATCATCTGGCCAAACGACACGACCGTCGCTGACACGTACGGGAACCCTACTACCCACAAGTTGACCCAATGGCTTCTGCTCGATAAGCAACCGGGAAGCGTGCTAGCCGGTCAGGCAGACGGCTATCGGGTTACCCTTTCACTGAGTGGCTCCCGAACGGAACAGAAACTAGCCTACCTCCCGCCCAATTACCCGTTGCTCGATGGGATGGGAAACCCGTTACCGGGTTACGCCACGATCTTCCCCGGTCCATTGCTTAAAAATCAGCGCGGCTTAGGCGCTTTTAGCTTCTGGGATGTCCCGATCAATGCGCCAATGGCTCCGCTGAATGATTTTATCGCCCAGATACTATCGACACGATCCGTTCGACTTACCTGGACAGATCATGATTCCGAGCAGTCTTACATTCTCGAACGCAAACGCCCGCAGGATGCTTCCTACACCCGATTGGTGCAGCTCCCGGCCGGCTCGACAACGTTTGTCGATACCAATGCTGCCAGTGCGGGCGTCTACACGTATCGGCTTAGAGCGATCACAGCCCTTGCCGAGTCAACGGCTGATGCATCAGTAACCATCGATTGTGCAACAGGCAGCGAGCTTATCAGCGTTCAAAGCGGTAATTTTTCGGATATAACCACCTGGCAATGTGGACGCGTACCCACGGTAAGCGACCGTATCCGTATTGCCGTGGGAAAAACCGTAACCCTCACTCAGGAAGCTTCCGTTCAGTCGTTGACATTGGATGGTACCCTGCGGTTTGGCCCGGGAGGCAATTTGAAAGTAGTGCCCCAATGA
- a CDS encoding sugar phosphate isomerase/epimerase family protein — MSDIDRKTFLKEASLLAGATLVPGPIWAAEPVREKSLVKLGFVTYLWGKDWDLATLLKNCADARLFGVELRVEHAHNVMPELNAAQRLEVNRKFADSPVKLVGLGTNQQFDYVDQRQLKASIQRAKEFIRLSADVGGSGVKVKPNALHKEVPVDKTITQIGESLNELARYGAELGQQIRLEVHGEETQELPVTKQIMDVANHPNATICWNCNPQDLNGSGFEANFTLIRDRFGATCHVRELDRTDYPYQALLANLVRMNYKGWVLLECHTNPADKLKSMKEQRAVFDRMIAKAG; from the coding sequence ATGTCTGATATCGACCGAAAAACGTTCCTGAAAGAAGCTTCCCTGCTGGCTGGTGCCACCCTTGTTCCGGGACCGATCTGGGCCGCTGAACCAGTGCGCGAGAAATCGTTGGTCAAGCTGGGTTTTGTCACGTATTTGTGGGGAAAGGACTGGGATTTAGCAACGCTGCTAAAAAACTGTGCCGATGCCCGTCTGTTCGGCGTGGAGTTACGTGTTGAGCACGCCCATAACGTCATGCCCGAACTGAATGCCGCACAACGGCTGGAGGTCAACAGAAAATTTGCCGACAGCCCGGTTAAACTCGTTGGCCTCGGTACGAATCAGCAGTTCGATTACGTAGATCAACGCCAACTTAAAGCTTCTATTCAGCGGGCAAAAGAATTCATCCGGTTGAGTGCCGACGTGGGCGGATCGGGCGTAAAAGTGAAGCCCAATGCCCTTCACAAAGAGGTGCCTGTCGATAAAACAATAACCCAGATCGGAGAATCCCTGAACGAGCTGGCGCGCTACGGGGCTGAACTGGGTCAACAGATCAGGCTGGAAGTACACGGGGAAGAAACGCAGGAACTGCCTGTCACCAAACAGATTATGGATGTGGCTAACCACCCAAACGCCACCATCTGCTGGAATTGCAACCCGCAGGATCTGAACGGGAGCGGGTTTGAAGCCAACTTTACGCTGATCCGCGATCGGTTCGGCGCTACCTGCCACGTCCGTGAGCTGGATCGAACCGATTATCCCTACCAGGCGCTCCTGGCCAACCTTGTCAGGATGAATTACAAAGGGTGGGTATTACTGGAATGCCACACCAATCCGGCGGATAAACTAAAGTCCATGAAAGAGCAGCGGGCCGTGTTCGACCGGATGATTGCGAAAGCAGGATAG
- a CDS encoding capsule assembly Wzi family protein: MYQFCFRGLILFMLASQLVWAQPVARMTGYVDLHTYAATGQRMPFWLRTNQWGVVPLNAPAASLRLSLCREYRPADSSLTRKFDWGFGILAVGTLAHNGTQPNHYPVFLPAAYLKMRLGKLELWGGRRPQVVGLIDTLLSSGSYAVSSNALPIPQIQLLLPDFVPLHFLNDVIALKAGFSHGWFNVPYIQGAMIHEKFIYARFGRPASNLHVLAGINHQVQWGGHAKYLINSPVANDGQLTTDFGDYLKSVVLGQIPKDLGNVRYGSFDAANRIGNHLGSIDIGISLDRPASSWLIYHQHPYEDASGLSGRNVPDGLYGLRWLNRGASADRRHPFWHWRRIVGELLVTTDQSGPYFSRPGQSYKGADNYYNHSQYVEGWSYRGQTLGTPFLIPRPDLAATSEPGEFYVPSNRVVAYYAAFEALVKSRMAVTGRFSYSRNFGSYSTPFRTVENQFSACLQLNTPVSTSRKSQLLIDLAFDQGALLENNLGVHAGFRRYW, translated from the coding sequence ATGTACCAATTTTGTTTCCGGGGATTGATCCTGTTTATGCTGGCATCCCAACTGGTTTGGGCTCAGCCAGTCGCCCGAATGACGGGTTATGTGGACCTGCACACGTATGCGGCTACGGGTCAGCGGATGCCGTTCTGGCTGCGGACGAATCAGTGGGGCGTGGTACCTCTAAACGCTCCGGCGGCCAGTCTCCGGCTTAGCCTTTGCCGCGAGTACAGACCCGCTGATTCGAGTCTGACACGGAAGTTTGACTGGGGATTTGGTATACTGGCTGTGGGTACGCTTGCTCACAACGGTACGCAGCCCAATCATTATCCGGTTTTTCTTCCGGCCGCTTACCTGAAAATGCGGCTGGGTAAACTGGAATTATGGGGTGGACGGCGTCCGCAGGTCGTTGGCCTGATCGACACGTTGCTGTCATCGGGCTCCTACGCCGTTTCGTCAAATGCCTTGCCGATCCCTCAGATTCAGCTGCTGTTGCCTGACTTTGTGCCGCTTCATTTTCTCAACGATGTCATTGCCCTTAAAGCCGGATTTTCGCACGGGTGGTTCAACGTGCCCTACATTCAGGGAGCGATGATACACGAGAAATTCATCTACGCTCGGTTTGGGCGACCTGCGTCGAATCTCCATGTGTTGGCAGGTATCAACCATCAGGTACAATGGGGTGGACACGCCAAATACCTGATCAATTCGCCGGTTGCTAATGACGGACAACTGACGACCGATTTTGGTGACTACCTGAAGAGTGTCGTACTGGGCCAGATTCCCAAAGATCTGGGAAATGTTCGCTATGGCAGCTTTGATGCAGCCAATCGCATTGGTAATCACTTGGGTAGCATCGATATTGGTATCAGTCTGGATCGTCCGGCATCGTCCTGGTTGATTTATCATCAACATCCGTACGAAGATGCCAGTGGGTTAAGCGGACGCAATGTGCCCGACGGATTGTATGGTTTGCGATGGCTCAACCGGGGGGCGAGTGCTGACAGACGCCATCCATTCTGGCACTGGCGTCGCATTGTGGGCGAATTGCTGGTGACGACCGATCAGTCGGGTCCGTATTTCTCGCGACCGGGCCAGAGTTACAAAGGTGCTGATAATTACTACAATCATTCTCAGTACGTGGAAGGCTGGTCTTACCGGGGGCAGACCCTTGGCACCCCTTTTCTGATACCCCGCCCTGACCTGGCCGCAACGTCGGAGCCGGGCGAATTTTATGTTCCCAGCAATCGGGTTGTCGCCTATTATGCCGCTTTTGAAGCCCTTGTCAAAAGCAGGATGGCTGTAACTGGCCGTTTCTCCTACAGCCGTAATTTTGGTAGTTACTCGACGCCTTTTCGGACTGTTGAAAATCAATTTTCGGCCTGTCTACAGCTAAACACGCCCGTATCTACATCGAGAAAGTCGCAATTACTCATCGATTTAGCCTTTGATCAGGGGGCATTGCTGGAAAACAATCTAGGCGTACATGCCGGATTTCGTCGCTACTGGTGA